In the genome of Longimicrobium sp., the window GGTGATCACGAGCGCCATGCGTCCCACGTCGCTGCGCCTGGCCAACTCCGTCGACCGTTCGGTGCACCCCACGGGCATGGCCATCGACATCCGCCGCCCCACCAACGGCCGCTGTCTGACCTTTCTTCGAGAGACGCTGCTGCGCCTGGAGCGCGAGGGGGTTCTCGAGGCCACCGAGGAGCGCCGCCCGCCGCACTTTCACGTGGCGGTCTACCCCGGCCCGTACCGGCGCTACATCGGCGACGCGGAAGCGGCGCCCGCGGGGCAGCGCTCGGCCTCGCGCCCGCCGGCCCCGCGTCGGGACACGTATCGGGTGCGGCAGGGCGACTCGCTGTGGGAAATCGCCCGGCGGCACAACACCACGGTCGACCGGCTGCGCGTGGCCAACGACATGCGCACCAACCGCATCGTCGCCGGCCAGGTGCTGATCATCCCGGCGCGCTGATCGGACGTTTCTCGGCCTGGTAGGTGAAGAGGCCGGTCATCGCCGGGGAAGAGAAGCAGCGAACCTGTCGAAGAACTTCCTCCCGGACTGGGTCGGTGTTGGGCACTTTGTCGGAACCGTTGCCCGAAATCCGCCCTTGGGGCAATCTACTTCTTTCCGCAGGCGAATTTGTGCACGCTCCCTCCCGTCGTTCCGGGAGTGACCGGGCGAGTCTCAGCAGTCTCCTCCGGCGGCACTTCTCCGACAAACTTACCCAGAAGGTAGTAGTTGCCTCGCAACACGCGCAGGACACCCGTGTCGCAATCAGCCTGAAGGTAAAGAGTCGCCTTGTTGTGCTGCGGAGGGCCGTCCTCCAACTGGGCGAACTCGACCCGTACCCACACGTTCACGTATGAGCCGTGTCGCACAACTGACTCTTCTTCGACAAAGGCGGTAAGTCTTGGGCTCGACGAGATTCGCCGCCAACCCTTGTTTGCCGCTTCCATCTCGGTTCTGATGGCCTCGCACCCCGTGAGCAACATGAAGCACGTGGCGGCAGCGTATGCGAGGAATGGTGCCGAGCATCTCATACGCTTGGAACTGGCAGGGGGGTCAAAACGCGAAGGGGGCCAACAATAGCGGCGGTTGTCTCCGACTACAAGCATCCCGCCGGTCAACCCCTGCGTGAGTGCCAGCCAACTGCGACAACGGCGCCGCTTCCGACCCGGAGGCGGCTTTTTTCGTCTCACCACTGTCGCTACGGCCGAAGGGACAGGATCGTCCACGGACGCGGACATGGGCACGGCATTCGCGGCGTAGAAATCGAGCAACGGCGCGGGTTTCGGCTGGGCACCGGGGTTGCCCTGCCGTGTTGGTGCGCCGCGCCTCTCCTTGCGCGGACCAATCACACCGTGGGACCCCGAGCAGGAGGCAGTTTCCGATGAAACGCATGGTACGCGGCCTGGCGCTGGCGGCGACGCTGGCGCTGGGCGCCACCGCCGGCGGGTGCGCCGGCTATGGAATGGAAGAGGTGCTGAACGGCGGGCTGGGCACGCTGTACGGCAACGAGGTGGAGGGCGAGATCCGCGGCGTGAACACCCGCTCGCGCTACCTGGAGGTGCGCACCTACAACGGGCGCAGCGAACGGGTGCGCTACGACGGCCGCACGCGCGTGGTGTACCGCGACCGGCAGTACAACCCGTCGGCCCTGGAACGCGGCGACGAGGTGAGCATTCGCACGTCGCGCGACCGTGACGGCTACCTGTACGCCGACCACGTTCGCGTGCGCAACAGCCGCGGCGACGACCGGTACGACTCGCGGGATCGGGACAGGGACCGCGACCGGCGGGACCGTGATCGCGATCGGTACGAGGACCGGGGCCGGTACGACGACCGCGTCCATTCGCTTGACGCGCGCGTGGTCCGGGTGAGCCGCACCACGCGCCAGATGGAGCTGCGCGCCAGCGACGGACGCCGCATCTGGGCGACGCTCCCCCACGACTCGCACGACCGCGACCGGTTCAACCGCCTGCGCGAAGGCGACCGCGTGCGCCTGACGGGCCGCTACACCAGTCGGGAGCGATTCGTCATCGAACGCATCCGGTAACTACGGGTGGAGGATGAGAAAGGGGCGAGGCGGCCGGTCGGCTGCCCCGCCCCTCTTCCGTTCGCGCGCGGTCAGACGAAGACGGGGGCGCCCCGCGCACCCTCCTGGCCTTCGATGGCGCGGATGATGGCCTTGGCGATCTTGTGCCCGCCCTGCACCGACGGCTCGATGGGGTTGGCGTAGTCCTCCGGCTCGCTGCAGACGATGCGCAGCTCGATTGCGGGCAGCCCCAACTCGAAGGCCGTCCGCAGGATCGCATCGTTGAACATGATGAGTGCCGTGGGGGCCAGCCGCTGCATCACGTGGTCGCCGAAGTTGCCGTTGTAGATGGTGCAGACGGTGAGCGGCAGGTCGTTCCTGAGCAGCTGCGCGACCACGCCGCGGTAGGCGTTCTCGAAGCGGTCGCGCATGTCGGCCAGGTGCCCCAGCGCGTCGGCGACGGTGGATGCGCGGCGCTGCAGGATGTCGACGTTCATCAGCGCGTCGTTGCCGCCGATGCTGAGCACAAGGTGCGTGGCGTCGCGCGGAATGCGGCCGTACTGCACGGGAATGCTCCCCGTGGTCGCGCCGTCGATGGCGGAAAGCGTGGCGCGCCATCCCTCGGGCATCTCGCGCTTCAGGTGCGCAACCACGTCCGGGCCGCCCGCCACGTACGACGCGTTGTCGAAGATGCTGTCCCCGAGAAGAACGATATGCGGCATGTCTCCGTACTCCGTTTCGGTTCAGGAACGAACCCGGAGCAGGAGCAAGCGCAGGGCCCACCAAGGAACACGAAGGCGTCACGCGGAGGCTCCGGAGAAATGCGCGAGAGCCTCCTTCGTGGCGTGCCGACTCACGCCGGGAGAAAGTGATGCTCACGTGGGAGCCGCACGTCGCATTCCTGATAACGCGCCGGACAGAGCGCTATCTCGCCACCGCGCGTAGACATCTGCGGAACGCCGCTCCCACTGGCAGCACATGGGATTGAGTGCGTTGGATTTACGGGAGGTTGACGTCCAAGAGCCCGAGTATTATCTGGATTGAAGCGGAGTCGGCTATGCGCTCAATCTCGGGCTGTTAGCCGGAATTCCGCCCACTGAACAAGAAGTTAGCCGTTGCTGCTCCCGCGACTGTCTCTGCCTTTCCTGCCCCTTGGAATTGACTGCGACAAAAACCCATGGCACACAAGTACACTGATGCGCGTCCGGCTATCCCCGCCGACCTGCGCCGCGCGGTGTCTGTTGAGTCCGGACATGCTTGTGCCATCGCGCGGTGCGGGGAGCACACGTACCTCGAGGTTCATCACATCAACGGAAACAGAGGCGACAATCGCCACGAGAACCTGATCCTGCTGTGCGACAAACATCACAAGATGGCGCACGCTGGGCTCATCGACAGAAAGGCGGTTGCTGAGTACAAGGCAGCACTTCGCCGCGACCACCATGCGGCTCTAGCAGAACGGGTGGCGAGGCTTGAGGAACTGCTGAAGGCGCACCCAGCACCAGGGACGCACGACCTCGTGGCTCGCGTAGCGCAGGCAAAGGATGGAGACGCGGGCATTCCGACGCTCTCGTACGCGAGTGGCGCACAGCTGTCGGCGCTCACGCTTGAGCAGCTCGCACTCACGCGATTCGAGCGGCAGCGCAAGGTGTCACTCTTCCGCAGTGTGCAAGTCCGGAGCGGCGATGTACGTCTCCAGCTCGACGCACTCTTTCGCGCCCCCGAGGGACAGCACGACCTCGTTGTCGAAGTGCGCTGGCTCAGGAAGCGGTACCTGGACGCTCCGGTATGGGCTCGTCAGGTCGCGGCGGCGACCGACGCGTATTCTCTGTTCACTGGTCGCCCAACGCGCGGCGTCCTGATCTTCGTCACGCCCGCTCGCCCATGGGCGAAGGTCGCCGACCTTGACTCAACATCACAGGAGTTGTCGAGGCTGGAGAACCCACCAGAGGTGGTGGTCTACAACTATGATGAGCTTGGATTCACGCCCGCTGCCATGAGCGCTGACCTGCTACGGTCGACTCAGACGTCAACTTCATCGGACGATCCATCGCCTGACAATGCAGGCTAACAAGGCGTTGTACCCGACGCCGTCCTCCGTCGATGGCGCTCTGTCGGCCGGCGCGGGTGAACGGTTGACTCGCCCTCACACGATCTTCTTCGCGCATTGAAAGTGATCATCAACCCGATCGTCTATGAGCAACCGAGCCTCGAAGTCGAGTACGACTACGTCGGGATTATCGACGGGCTGGAGCCGAACGACCGACGAGGCTTCGCCATCACCGAGAAGTTGAAGACGTTCCTGAACGGCGCAGGCGTCACGACGGCCTTGGCGGACGTCCGGTCTGCGCGAGAAATGCTAGGCGCATTGAAGACCTTCAACAAGGAAGCGGTGAGCGGTAAGCGATTCATGCTTCATTTCGTCTCGCACGGAAATAGGGATGGCGTCGCCGCAGGATCGGAGTTCGTCGATTGGGCAACGATGCGACCGTTTCTCCAGCGGATTCATGCGGCGACAGAGAACACGTTGTTGCTCAACATGAGCACGTGTAAAGGTTTGCACGGCGTGAAGATCACAGAGGGCAGCGGCCCGTATCCGTTCTTCGGGTTGATTGGCGCGAAGGAGGACCTCTACGTGGCGGACGCCCTAGACGCGAATCGGCGGATCTATAACAAGTGGCTTGCCGGCGTGCCCGTTCAGCAGCTCGTGCCGGAGACGAATGCCGAGATGGGCCGAGAAGTCTTGTTCAACATCTCGTCGGAAGGTTTCCGCAAACTTTCCTCGTAATCGGGGACGTCAAGTGCTTGTGAGTTGAAATCCGCTCGCGCGAGGACCAACGAGTGGATGAAGGCGACGGAGGGCCGGGCATGTTTTAGGGCATTCTTCAGCTCTGGTCCACCGGTCCTCCGCGCCTTATCCTGAGCGTTAGGCGTTCTCACCCTTGGAAGGCGACGTGGCATGGAGGAATTTGAGTGGATGTCGGCCGAACGTAGGGATCAGGTTGAGAAGCTATATGGAAGGTTCATGGATGCCCTACGGTCTCCGGATGACTTGCTCAATATGGTCTTGCGCGGTCACCTATTGGTCGAGGAGCAACTCGATCGGGCTGTACGTGCCTTCGTCCAACGGCCTCAGGATGTTGACGCTGCTCGGCTGACTTTCTTCCAGAAGATCCAGCTTACTCGGGCGTTCAACATACGGCACCCCGACGAGCCAGTCTGGCGCGCAGTCGCAGCACTTAACGTGTTGCGAAACGATCTTGCCCACCGTCTGACATCTTCGGAGAGAGACCGTAAAGCACGCGAGTTAATAACGTCGACCCGGGAGGATTATCCTGGCCCGGATTACCACGCGGAGGAGGAAGAATTTACGATACCTGAACAGCTGCAATTTGCCATCGGATACCTCTTAGGAGCCTTAAACGGCATTGCTGGCGAGTATGAACAGCGCGCCAGAGTTGCAAAGGAGCCAGTTGAAGCACTTTTGAACCTTGAATATGACTCTGGCGAGGGCGCGGAGGAATAGACCTGCTGCCGTCGAGTTGCCTCTAGCACGAGAGCGGCCTAACAATCGGCTGCAGGGATGCGGGGCCTTGCATGCTTCGGGCCGGGAGAGTCTTACGGGCCCTGCCCCGCGCCCCTGACCCTTGTGTCGTTAGGCCGCTGGGAAAGCATCGTGGCAGCCGCAGACGGTTTCCTGCGGCTGCCCTTGCAATCCTCACGCAAGCGGTGCTACCCCTCGCAACCTCGCCCACTCCATCGCCTCAAGTAGATAGCTACGTGCGAGTGAACCGGAATCGAGCCGGTTGTGAGCCGAAGATGAGACGATTGTGAACCGGACGTGAGGCGGGTACATTATTATGTGGCCGATTGCTCGGCTCGCATTGAACCGCCAACAACTCATAGGCACGAACCAAGACCTCGCTACTAAGAGGGACAGCTTGCAATCGGCTCTCGACCAGTGGGTTCAGCGACCTGTCCTGCCGGTGGTGTACCTAAACTACAAGGGTGCTATCGACACGACGGCAATTCGTTCGCTCCGCGAAATCTTGCGGGAGAGATGGATCGCAGCTACTGCGGGTGCTCCGATTAGTGAACCGCTGAGTCGATCTCAGGTGCGTTTCTTTTACACTACGCACACGGACTCAGTAGTCGCTCAGGAGATCGCTACGATCGCCAATCGCTACTTCGAGGGTAAGGGGTGTTCGGCCGCAAAATTCACCGCCCGCTACACGCCGGGTTATGAAGGAAAGGCTCGCCCTGGCGCCTACGAGTTATATCTGCTTCCAGGTTGTCAGTGAGTGACAGCCAAGCCGCTGCACCCCCGCGCACGTGGCCTAACAATCGGCTGCAGTAGATGCCGGGCCTTGCATGCTTTCAGCGGACGAAAGTCTTGCGCGCAGGCCCCGCACCCCGGACCCTTGTGCCGTTAGGCTCTACACCTGATGAACGAATCGTATAGTGTCAACAGACGGGCGTAGAGCGAGAATCTACCGTCATCTCCAGAATGGTGGCACCAATCCGCTGATCTGGGCCGTGATAGGAACGGTAGTCGGCATTGGGGATACCCTTGTCGCAGCTCCATTTCTCAATTCTGTTTTTACTGCACCGATTTTTCTACTGGTAATAGCGGTTCCAATTGCCTCGTTAGTCGCCGTTCTCGTTTTCTATCCGAGCCATGAGCGGCGGCTGAGTAGTTTAGTCGCTCTTTACTTTTCGCTGATCCTAATCTTCTCCGTTCTCCATTTTCAACTGGTGCTGTTTTTTGACGAAGGACACATAGCCTACGATGGTATTCATCCAGCATGGAAGTGGCTGGGAGGTACGCAGGGACGGATACTCGAGGTAGGAAACGTGATCCAGTCGTTCGCGGATTGCTTCCACTTTAGCGTCGTGACTATGACGACGGTCGGTTACGGCGATATGACTCCTACAAGATGGTACAGCCGGCTCTTATCCGACGTTCAGATTCTCATTGGTCTGGGCGTAGTTGTCGTCGGGGTAGGACGATATTTTGCGGGTCTCACGGCCAAGGAGTAACCGGCCAAACCGCTTTGATGCGACAATCCCCCTTCTGACTCTGAGCCACAGCCTACAATCGCTGCAGGAGATGCGGGGCATGTTTTCAGCGCGATGAAAGTCTTGCGCGACGGTCCCACGCCCCTAACCCTCGTGTCGTTAGCTTAGGCCTGTCCAACATCCTTCTTTGCTAGATGATGACTTTTCGCTTCATCGTTGCATTTGCACCCCACACGAAAATCACGGCGGTAATCCGTTTCCTAGTCGCCGTGTCCGTTTTGTTGCTGCCCGCGTGCAGCGGCGGCGCCGAAGACCGGCCGCAAGCCCCAGATCCGAATGAGGTCGAGCGCGAGGGGGAGGGCGTGCTCATTCCAGTACCCGGGGATCCAGCGCGGGCAGTATACCAACTTATCGAGATGTCTCAGATGTCGAACGGCAATCTCGAGGTGCTCACGCGGCGGGACGGCTCGTCCGGCACTTCCTACGCGCGACGGGAGACCGACTGCCGAAACATGACGTTCCGCTATGTAGGTGAGGGCGATACGCGCGCGCAGGCGGAGGAAGACAGTCCCAATCGTGGAAGTATGGGTGAGCTGGTTCCAGGCTCCATCAGCACTGAAATCTCCGAATTCGCATGCGCACGGGCCAAGTAGAGGCGGTATCTTTCCACCACTCACCGCTGGGTAGTGAAGGCCGCTGCGTCGTCGCGGAATCCCGAGTTTCTGTCCAACGCCAGCCAGCACGGGAAGTCCTGTGCAGTTCCTCTCCGTCTCGTCCGTGTGAGGCCGCATCTCCTTATTTCGGAAAACGCGCGAGGGCTTCCTTCATGGCGCGGTAGCCCTCCTCCAGGAAGTACTGCGTGCGGTGGAAGTCCCACGAGCCCAGGTGCCCGATGCGGGGCCTGACGTGCGTCACGGGCAGCCCCTTCCACTCTTCGAGCGCGCGCACACGCTGCGCGGCGATGTTCATCGTGAGAATGCGGTCGTGGATGGCGATCATCCCGCGGTCGAAGTGGCCGGCGGCGGGTGGCAGGATCTCCGAACCCACGTCCACCGCGATCACCCGCTCCGCCCCCCACTCGAACGCCTGCTTCACGGGAAGCACGTTCAAGATGCCCCCATCCACCAGCACGTCCCCGTCCAGCCGCAGGGGCGGAAAGTAGATGGGAATGGCGCACGACGCGTACACCGCATCCACCGGGTCCACGTCCTCGCGCACCCCCGTGCCGAACCACACCTCGCCGCACCCCATCAGCGACACCGCGTTGATCCGCAGCGGAATCCCGGCCTCGGCGAACGACTTCAGCGGCAGGTTCGCCGACAGGTAGCGGCGGAAGTGCCCGCCGTCGAACACGGCCTCCTCGCGCACGCCGCCCATCCACACCGCGCGCCGGTTGATGGAAACGATGTCCTCGCGCGTCAGGCTGCGCGCCAGCTCGCCCAGGTCCCGCCACCCCATGCCGCCCGCGATGGATGCCCCGATCAGCGCGCCGATGCTGGTGCCGATGATGGCGTCGGGGACGATGCCCGCCTCGTCCAGCGCCTTCCACACGCCCACGTGCGCGGTGCCCTTCATCCCTCCGCCGCCCAGCACCAGCACGGTGCGCGGCCCCGGGGACGGCTGCGGATCTGCGTCGGTCAACGGCGTACTCGCGGGCTGGGGAAAACGGGGGCGGAGAAAGGCGGGTCCGGCCCGCAACTTGGGCCCCTCCCCCCGGTGCCGCGCAAGGGGCGGAACCT includes:
- a CDS encoding SGNH/GDSL hydrolase family protein — encoded protein: MPHIVLLGDSIFDNASYVAGGPDVVAHLKREMPEGWRATLSAIDGATTGSIPVQYGRIPRDATHLVLSIGGNDALMNVDILQRRASTVADALGHLADMRDRFENAYRGVVAQLLRNDLPLTVCTIYNGNFGDHVMQRLAPTALIMFNDAILRTAFELGLPAIELRIVCSEPEDYANPIEPSVQGGHKIAKAIIRAIEGQEGARGAPVFV
- a CDS encoding surface-adhesin E family protein — protein: MSASVDDPVPSAVATVVRRKKPPPGRKRRRCRSWLALTQGLTGGMLVVGDNRRYCWPPSRFDPPASSKRMRCSAPFLAYAAATCFMLLTGCEAIRTEMEAANKGWRRISSSPRLTAFVEEESVVRHGSYVNVWVRVEFAQLEDGPPQHNKATLYLQADCDTGVLRVLRGNYYLLGKFVGEVPPEETAETRPVTPGTTGGSVHKFACGKK
- a CDS encoding patatin-like phospholipase family protein; this encodes MTDADPQPSPGPRTVLVLGGGGMKGTAHVGVWKALDEAGIVPDAIIGTSIGALIGASIAGGMGWRDLGELARSLTREDIVSINRRAVWMGGVREEAVFDGGHFRRYLSANLPLKSFAEAGIPLRINAVSLMGCGEVWFGTGVREDVDPVDAVYASCAIPIYFPPLRLDGDVLVDGGILNVLPVKQAFEWGAERVIAVDVGSEILPPAAGHFDRGMIAIHDRILTMNIAAQRVRALEEWKGLPVTHVRPRIGHLGSWDFHRTQYFLEEGYRAMKEALARFPK
- a CDS encoding HNH endonuclease signature motif containing protein, with the translated sequence MAHKYTDARPAIPADLRRAVSVESGHACAIARCGEHTYLEVHHINGNRGDNRHENLILLCDKHHKMAHAGLIDRKAVAEYKAALRRDHHAALAERVARLEELLKAHPAPGTHDLVARVAQAKDGDAGIPTLSYASGAQLSALTLEQLALTRFERQRKVSLFRSVQVRSGDVRLQLDALFRAPEGQHDLVVEVRWLRKRYLDAPVWARQVAAATDAYSLFTGRPTRGVLIFVTPARPWAKVADLDSTSQELSRLENPPEVVVYNYDELGFTPAAMSADLLRSTQTSTSSDDPSPDNAG
- a CDS encoding LysM peptidoglycan-binding domain-containing protein is translated as MPIFRFAASLLVPAALALAAEPSRAQTTLRGSPASVDRMYQQARSHDLTFYRTATGVRGAARDGDLVRMSGNADYRLAGVSHPYALSITRTFVQRLARQYRQTCREQLVITSAMRPTSLRLANSVDRSVHPTGMAIDIRRPTNGRCLTFLRETLLRLEREGVLEATEERRPPHFHVAVYPGPYRRYIGDAEAAPAGQRSASRPPAPRRDTYRVRQGDSLWEIARRHNTTVDRLRVANDMRTNRIVAGQVLIIPAR
- a CDS encoding potassium channel family protein encodes the protein MSTDGRRARIYRHLQNGGTNPLIWAVIGTVVGIGDTLVAAPFLNSVFTAPIFLLVIAVPIASLVAVLVFYPSHERRLSSLVALYFSLILIFSVLHFQLVLFFDEGHIAYDGIHPAWKWLGGTQGRILEVGNVIQSFADCFHFSVVTMTTVGYGDMTPTRWYSRLLSDVQILIGLGVVVVGVGRYFAGLTAKE